One region of Metallosphaera sedula DSM 5348 genomic DNA includes:
- a CDS encoding 50S ribosomal protein L18 yields MAHGPNYKVKYRRRREGKTNYYRRYTYVLNRSDRVVVRLTNKYVIVQFVKFDPKGDITVAAAHSRELMKFGWKGDENNSTACYLTGYLAGLRAKKAGMTSASADLGLFTPTKGARIFYVLKGVIDSGVKVPMGDVGVNNDRLAGKHIAEYAKKLEQEDPDKYRGLFSRYLARGLDPKDLPAHFKEVLNSIKSGEK; encoded by the coding sequence ATGGCACATGGTCCAAATTACAAGGTTAAGTATAGAAGGAGAAGAGAAGGCAAAACCAACTATTACAGAAGGTACACTTACGTATTAAATAGATCGGATAGGGTAGTAGTTAGGTTGACAAATAAGTATGTAATTGTTCAGTTCGTTAAATTTGACCCTAAGGGTGACATAACAGTGGCTGCAGCTCATTCGAGAGAACTTATGAAGTTTGGTTGGAAGGGGGATGAGAACAACTCGACTGCCTGTTATCTAACAGGTTATCTGGCAGGCCTTAGGGCTAAGAAGGCAGGAATGACCAGCGCTAGCGCAGATCTGGGATTGTTCACTCCAACTAAGGGGGCCAGGATATTCTATGTGTTGAAAGGAGTCATTGACAGTGGCGTCAAGGTCCCCATGGGCGATGTTGGGGTTAATAATGATAGGTTAGCAGGAAAGCATATTGCTGAATACGCTAAGAAGCTTGAGCAAGAGGATCCGGATAAATATAGAGGGTTATTCTCAAGGTATCTGGCTAGGGGTCTTGACCCTAAGGATCTACCCGCCCATTTCAAGGAGGTTCTAAATTCTATTAAATCAGGTGAGAAGTGA
- a CDS encoding 30S ribosomal protein S5: MAEEVPVSNVEEWKPRTKIGQLVKEGKITSIKELYARNMSIAEPEIIDVLLPNMKYEVIDIGMVQKQTDAGELSRYKVLVVMGNYDGYVSIGVGKSKQLRVAIQKAIRDAKMHVIPVRRGCGSWECTCGESHSLPFLVSGKSGSAEVVLRPAPKGTGLVAGGVLKTLLTYAGIKDVWSFSRGETRTTDNFIMAGYRALYNTYKFVTPVDWARRR; this comes from the coding sequence ATGGCTGAGGAAGTACCTGTTTCAAATGTAGAGGAGTGGAAACCCAGGACCAAAATTGGTCAGTTGGTTAAAGAGGGCAAGATAACTTCAATTAAGGAGCTCTACGCAAGGAACATGAGTATAGCAGAACCTGAAATTATTGATGTTCTATTGCCTAACATGAAGTATGAGGTAATTGATATAGGAATGGTACAGAAGCAAACAGATGCTGGTGAACTATCCAGGTATAAGGTTCTCGTAGTAATGGGGAATTACGATGGTTATGTGAGCATAGGCGTGGGTAAGTCTAAACAGTTGAGGGTGGCCATTCAAAAGGCAATTAGAGACGCAAAAATGCATGTTATACCTGTTAGAAGAGGATGTGGAAGCTGGGAGTGTACTTGTGGTGAATCACATAGCTTACCTTTCCTTGTCTCAGGTAAGTCAGGTAGCGCAGAGGTTGTGTTGAGGCCTGCACCTAAGGGAACAGGTTTAGTAGCTGGAGGAGTATTAAAGACCTTGCTGACCTATGCCGGAATAAAGGATGTCTGGTCATTTAGTAGGGGAGAGACAAGAACAACGGACAATTTCATCATGGCAGGCTATAGAGCTCTCTATAATACGTATAAATTCGTAACCCCAGTTGATTGGGCAAGGAGAAGGTGA
- a CDS encoding 50S ribosomal protein L30 yields MSSILIVRIRGSASTPWDLQEVLEMLRLSKQYSAMVYPKQDDIVGMVRKVQSYVTWGELNMDGAKALMARIETVKGALDQSFIEKELGLSTEDFIKKLVDGELKLNSIPSIKLPIRLHPPRKGFKGKINSFIGSGGELGYRGEKINELVRRMV; encoded by the coding sequence ATGTCGTCTATCCTTATTGTAAGGATAAGGGGAAGTGCCTCAACCCCCTGGGATCTTCAGGAGGTTCTGGAGATGCTTAGGTTAAGTAAACAGTATAGCGCAATGGTGTATCCAAAGCAGGATGATATTGTAGGAATGGTGAGGAAGGTTCAGTCTTACGTTACCTGGGGAGAGCTTAACATGGACGGAGCAAAGGCGTTAATGGCAAGAATAGAGACCGTTAAAGGCGCACTAGATCAATCCTTTATTGAAAAGGAGCTGGGGCTATCAACGGAAGACTTCATTAAGAAATTAGTAGACGGAGAACTAAAATTAAACTCTATTCCCTCTATAAAACTTCCCATAAGACTTCATCCACCTAGGAAGGGATTCAAAGGGAAGATAAACTCCTTTATTGGATCGGGAGGAGAGCTAGGTTACAGAGGAGAAAAGATTAATGAACTTGTAAGGAGGATGGTGTAA
- a CDS encoding uL15 family ribosomal protein — translation MVVRRAKKSRKMRAHRTMGWGTKGQHRDRGAEGGRHVGMHKEKWSWIVKYGKDWYGKHGFVNPTSKKLNAISLRKLGELIESGKIQVTNKDGKLEVDLEKLGYDKLLGGGQVKAPLIVKVAVATNKAKEKIEKSGGQVILTPQS, via the coding sequence ATGGTAGTTAGGCGTGCAAAGAAATCGAGGAAAATGAGAGCCCATAGAACAATGGGCTGGGGAACAAAGGGACAGCACAGGGACAGGGGAGCCGAGGGCGGAAGACATGTAGGAATGCATAAGGAAAAATGGTCCTGGATAGTAAAGTATGGTAAGGATTGGTACGGGAAGCATGGGTTCGTTAATCCCACATCCAAGAAGTTGAATGCGATATCATTGAGAAAGCTTGGAGAGCTTATAGAGTCTGGTAAGATTCAGGTTACCAACAAAGATGGGAAGCTCGAGGTAGATCTTGAGAAACTAGGATATGACAAATTACTAGGAGGAGGTCAGGTTAAGGCTCCCTTAATAGTTAAAGTGGCCGTTGCAACCAATAAAGCAAAAGAGAAAATAGAAAAATCTGGTGGGCAAGTTATTTTAACCCCCCAGAGCTAA
- the secY gene encoding preprotein translocase subunit SecY: MSLTDALAKLGQVLPAVTKPEEKPTLNKKLLWSIVGVVVYLLMSSVPLYGIQSTALSNFLLEQVIFASTAGTLAQLGIGPIITAGLIMQILVGSKLLNLNLNDEEDKAKFTEAQKGLAFLFILLESFLFAFALTRSSGLSNINIPLIVAGQLIVATYLILLLDELIQKGWGLGSGVSLFILAGTMKIIFWYMFGIVNVQSQNLPVGFFPSLVTTIIDHGNLLNLVVNTTKSFQPDLVGLITTIGLIFLIIYLTSINVQIPITSQKLRGIRRTIPLNFLYVSSIPVIFVSVLGADIELFSSLTSYISSSASSVLNAIQSAFIFPPPSTTIPHSVYAVVLDPVGAVIYSVVFIVLGILFGIVWVEVSGLDPATQAQNLVDAGIEIPGMRNNPKMIEAVLAKYIYPLAFFSSLIVSVIAVGATLLGVYGTGVGILLAVSIAMQYYSLLAYERSIEMYPLLKRLIGE, translated from the coding sequence ATGTCACTTACTGACGCGCTAGCCAAGTTGGGTCAGGTTCTCCCAGCAGTTACTAAGCCAGAGGAAAAACCAACGTTAAACAAGAAACTGCTATGGTCCATAGTGGGAGTAGTAGTCTATCTATTAATGTCATCTGTTCCCCTTTATGGGATCCAGAGTACTGCCCTAAGTAACTTCCTCTTGGAACAAGTAATATTTGCGTCTACCGCTGGCACGTTAGCCCAGCTTGGAATTGGACCCATAATCACTGCCGGACTAATAATGCAAATACTTGTTGGATCTAAACTGCTCAATCTTAACTTAAACGATGAAGAAGATAAGGCAAAGTTCACAGAAGCACAGAAGGGGTTAGCCTTTCTTTTCATCTTGTTGGAGTCATTTCTATTTGCATTTGCATTGACTAGGTCAAGTGGATTGTCCAATATCAATATTCCGTTAATTGTCGCTGGGCAATTGATTGTTGCAACTTACCTTATACTATTACTGGATGAATTAATTCAGAAAGGTTGGGGACTAGGCTCTGGAGTAAGCTTGTTCATCCTCGCTGGAACAATGAAAATAATATTCTGGTATATGTTCGGAATTGTGAACGTTCAATCTCAAAATCTCCCTGTCGGATTCTTCCCGTCGCTCGTCACAACCATAATCGATCACGGCAACTTACTTAATCTGGTGGTCAACACGACGAAATCTTTTCAGCCTGACCTAGTGGGGCTAATTACTACAATAGGTCTAATATTTCTAATAATATATCTGACTTCCATAAATGTTCAAATACCTATTACCTCTCAGAAACTAAGGGGAATAAGAAGAACGATTCCGCTCAACTTCCTTTATGTCAGTAGCATACCCGTTATATTTGTAAGTGTTCTTGGTGCAGATATTGAACTTTTCTCTTCCTTAACCTCTTATATATCATCCTCTGCTAGCAGTGTTCTAAACGCAATCCAATCCGCATTTATATTTCCACCACCTAGCACCACAATACCTCACAGTGTCTACGCTGTGGTACTAGACCCAGTAGGCGCAGTGATTTATTCTGTAGTTTTCATCGTGTTAGGTATACTCTTTGGAATAGTATGGGTAGAGGTATCTGGTCTTGATCCTGCCACTCAAGCTCAAAACCTTGTTGATGCTGGGATAGAGATCCCTGGCATGAGGAACAATCCAAAGATGATAGAGGCTGTATTGGCCAAGTATATCTATCCTCTAGCCTTCTTTAGTTCCCTAATAGTCAGTGTGATAGCGGTAGGGGCTACGCTTTTAGGAGTATACGGAACTGGTGTTGGAATACTCTTGGCGGTGTCCATAGCGATGCAGTATTACAGTCTATTAGCATACGAAAGATCTATAGAGATGTACCCCTTGTTAAAGAGATTGATAGGTGAATAG
- a CDS encoding adenylate kinase — translation MKLGIVTGIPGVGKTTILNTIKEILSKENSKFLIMNYGDYMLKTAMEMKYVSNRDEMRKLPLNVQRQLQLEAAKNIYKDASSLGDGLSFLDTHAVVRTPGGYLPGLPKHIVEILQPQVIFLIESDPELILKRQENDKTRARTDYSDPAVIKETMDFARYSAMASAVLVGASVKVVKNVEGDPSIAAHQIIKSLV, via the coding sequence GTGAAACTGGGCATCGTAACTGGGATCCCAGGAGTTGGTAAGACAACTATCCTTAATACTATAAAGGAGATTTTATCAAAGGAAAATTCTAAGTTTCTAATAATGAATTATGGAGACTATATGTTGAAAACTGCTATGGAGATGAAATACGTTAGTAATAGGGATGAAATGAGGAAATTACCCCTTAACGTACAAAGACAACTCCAGTTGGAGGCCGCTAAGAACATATACAAGGATGCCTCTTCATTGGGAGATGGTTTATCCTTTTTAGATACGCATGCTGTAGTACGTACGCCAGGAGGGTACTTACCCGGTTTACCTAAGCATATAGTAGAGATTCTTCAACCCCAGGTGATATTTCTTATAGAGAGCGATCCAGAGCTTATTCTGAAGAGACAAGAGAACGATAAGACTAGGGCCAGGACCGATTATTCGGATCCAGCGGTAATCAAAGAGACCATGGATTTCGCAAGGTATTCGGCTATGGCATCGGCAGTTCTGGTAGGTGCTTCAGTAAAGGTCGTGAAAAATGTAGAGGGAGATCCATCCATAGCAGCGCATCAAATAATTAAATCGCTGGTCTAG
- a CDS encoding eL34 family ribosomal protein: MKPYQRTSSLKKVYRRLPSSRTGVLLRKKRPSVAKCAICKKPLRGSVGSKQRMYGGFVCHKCLQSLIKLSMRGIS; encoded by the coding sequence ATGAAGCCTTATCAGAGGACATCTTCGTTGAAAAAGGTGTATAGAAGACTACCTTCCTCTAGAACTGGTGTATTGCTGAGGAAAAAGAGACCCAGTGTGGCCAAATGTGCAATATGCAAGAAACCTCTGAGGGGTAGCGTGGGATCAAAGCAGAGGATGTATGGAGGCTTCGTCTGTCATAAATGCCTTCAGAGCCTCATTAAACTGTCAATGAGAGGAATTTCATGA
- the cmk gene encoding (d)CMP kinase: protein MILVVSGPSGSGKTTVAKSLSVKYGLRFVSGGQIFREKASSMGMDLLSLNKEAEKDFDIDKVIDKEILNQAKMSNVVIESHIAGWILAGESTVSIYLWAPLDERARRISKRDGISYENALLSILEREQSHYYRFWKYYGIDIQDLSLYDLVINTSKLSPEKVLGLIEYFLDSYIQLSPRK from the coding sequence ATGATACTTGTGGTTAGTGGGCCTTCGGGTAGCGGGAAAACGACTGTAGCTAAGTCTCTCTCAGTTAAGTATGGACTTAGGTTTGTTTCAGGAGGTCAAATCTTTAGGGAAAAGGCATCCTCGATGGGGATGGATCTGCTTTCATTGAATAAGGAGGCTGAGAAAGACTTTGACATAGACAAGGTTATTGATAAAGAGATATTGAACCAAGCTAAAATGTCCAATGTTGTAATAGAATCGCACATAGCTGGCTGGATATTAGCGGGAGAATCTACAGTAAGTATTTATCTTTGGGCGCCGTTGGACGAAAGAGCTAGGAGGATATCTAAGAGAGATGGAATCTCTTATGAGAATGCACTATTAAGTATTCTAGAGAGAGAACAAAGCCATTATTACAGGTTCTGGAAATATTATGGTATAGACATTCAAGATCTTTCCCTTTACGATCTAGTGATTAACACCTCTAAGCTTTCTCCCGAAAAGGTGTTGGGCCTTATAGAATACTTTTTAGATTCATACATTCAGTTAAGTCCCCGTAAATGA
- the cedA1 gene encoding DNA import protein CedA1 → MAGVESFIQQLTTQVTEISWSVFILAWAIGWALRGSPIPIFKVKRTGQDFIEDAIMAAFWLALGTTVFALISYIAGQF, encoded by the coding sequence ATGGCGGGAGTAGAGTCATTTATACAACAATTGACGACTCAGGTTACGGAAATATCGTGGAGTGTTTTTATACTAGCTTGGGCCATTGGTTGGGCTCTAAGAGGATCACCCATACCTATCTTTAAGGTAAAGAGAACTGGACAGGACTTCATTGAGGATGCGATAATGGCCGCTTTTTGGTTAGCCCTTGGGACCACCGTGTTTGCCCTTATCTCATATATTGCAGGACAATTTTAG
- the cedA gene encoding DNA import protein CedA produces MNVFEILAISQDLAGLTYFLGTLLMAVPIPVYGVKKWGPRLVIDGIYSSVLVNLYETLIAIIAQLGSYLGINWSYYMNWLYQLLTGELQVYTLLRTLYTTITSFPYGGINPIVGPLSLFLSMISGFMSITGTLIVISQLVYNYVGLILALGILLISIPFRVGRSIGGSFIGFSIVFYIGLPLLPSFLSAFNVNVLQNTVNSADNLTVLATQVIPAYIEGTILMPLVYIGILTSLSIGIGSAISGSYSRLPIPVDFL; encoded by the coding sequence ATGAATGTTTTTGAGATTTTGGCAATTTCACAGGATCTTGCTGGCCTAACTTACTTTCTGGGAACCCTCTTAATGGCTGTCCCAATTCCGGTATACGGGGTAAAGAAATGGGGGCCTAGATTAGTAATAGATGGTATATATTCATCGGTACTAGTTAATTTGTACGAGACCTTAATTGCGATTATAGCGCAGTTAGGCAGCTACCTAGGAATAAACTGGAGTTACTATATGAACTGGCTTTATCAGCTTCTTACCGGAGAGCTTCAAGTCTACACTCTACTACGGACCCTTTACACAACCATAACCTCATTTCCTTACGGTGGTATAAATCCCATAGTTGGCCCCCTTAGCCTTTTCCTCTCCATGATATCTGGGTTCATGAGTATTACTGGCACACTGATAGTTATCTCTCAGCTAGTGTATAATTACGTGGGACTAATATTAGCCTTGGGAATTTTACTCATCTCAATTCCCTTTAGAGTCGGTAGGTCGATTGGTGGTTCCTTCATAGGGTTTTCCATTGTATTTTACATCGGTTTACCGCTACTTCCCTCATTTCTAAGCGCATTTAATGTGAATGTGCTTCAAAATACTGTGAATTCCGCTGACAACCTTACCGTACTGGCAACTCAGGTGATCCCGGCTTATATAGAAGGCACTATTTTAATGCCATTGGTGTATATTGGCATACTAACTTCGTTATCAATTGGTATTGGATCAGCGATATCGGGGTCCTACTCAAGACTACCTATACCTGTTGACTTCCTATGA
- a CDS encoding archease — MGFQFFDHTADVGIKAWGKTLEEAFENSALAVFEIMTDTSKIEPKVSVDIEVDGYDLENLLYRWIESLLFYYDTELLIFGRFQVKIDGLKLKAKAFGERFDETKHERRTVVKAMTYHEMSIKTNGNVEITFVVDI; from the coding sequence ATGGGTTTCCAATTCTTCGATCATACGGCTGACGTGGGAATCAAGGCTTGGGGAAAGACCTTGGAAGAGGCATTTGAGAACTCGGCGTTGGCAGTATTCGAAATAATGACCGATACGTCAAAGATTGAGCCCAAGGTCTCAGTTGACATTGAGGTGGACGGCTATGATCTAGAGAACCTTTTATACAGGTGGATTGAGTCACTTCTATTTTACTATGACACGGAGTTACTGATATTCGGTAGATTTCAGGTGAAAATAGACGGGCTGAAATTGAAGGCAAAGGCTTTTGGTGAAAGATTTGATGAGACGAAGCATGAAAGGAGAACAGTGGTCAAGGCTATGACATATCACGAAATGTCCATTAAGACGAACGGAAATGTAGAGATAACGTTTGTAGTCGATATTTAA
- a CDS encoding DUF1464 family protein, translating into MIFAGVDPGTSTYAVAMVNELGKVISYAEFPTDQVEKDIMSILAYILRYRPSLIALPSGHGLPFVRARDLDEDSIFLMTLSASGKGPLHSFLRASRHLPGVTIPSVIELSSVPRHRKVNMIDLGTADKLASAFFYRTMFRDFVLVEAGSRFLSALVVLDGVIVDGLGSSILPGSAGFMDGELAYLMSQRRPLTKSQIYSTGTFERAVEVARMFADYYSKHYHIPVIVSGKRKDAVPFGLKFDFRFKESAVGSAYIASAVSGYRFREHIDMLNSAGTPIDYVELEGWEESISWIRMRS; encoded by the coding sequence ATGATTTTCGCAGGCGTCGATCCTGGGACTTCCACGTATGCTGTGGCCATGGTAAATGAGTTAGGCAAGGTGATAAGTTACGCCGAGTTTCCAACTGACCAGGTTGAAAAGGACATAATGTCCATCTTGGCCTACATTCTTAGGTATAGGCCCTCACTTATCGCTTTACCCTCTGGTCATGGTCTTCCCTTCGTTCGAGCAAGGGATTTGGACGAGGATAGTATTTTCCTCATGACCCTATCTGCATCAGGCAAGGGTCCTCTTCACTCGTTTTTGAGAGCATCCAGGCATTTACCAGGGGTAACTATTCCCTCTGTTATAGAGCTATCCAGTGTTCCAAGGCACAGAAAGGTTAACATGATTGATTTGGGAACAGCAGATAAGCTGGCCTCTGCGTTTTTCTACAGGACCATGTTCAGGGATTTCGTGCTGGTGGAGGCGGGATCCAGGTTCCTCTCAGCGTTAGTGGTACTAGACGGGGTGATAGTTGACGGGCTGGGGAGCTCAATCCTGCCCGGTTCAGCTGGCTTCATGGACGGTGAGCTCGCCTATCTAATGTCGCAGAGAAGACCCTTGACGAAGAGCCAGATTTACTCAACAGGGACGTTCGAGAGAGCCGTCGAAGTGGCCAGAATGTTTGCAGATTACTATTCTAAGCACTATCACATTCCAGTGATAGTATCAGGTAAGAGAAAGGATGCAGTTCCATTCGGTCTAAAGTTTGATTTCAGGTTCAAGGAATCCGCAGTGGGATCAGCCTATATAGCCTCGGCGGTCTCAGGATACAGGTTCAGGGAACATATTGACATGCTTAATAGTGCCGGCACACCCATTGATTACGTGGAACTGGAGGGATGGGAAGAGAGCATTTCCTGGATAAGGATGCGATCATAG
- a CDS encoding triphosphoribosyl-dephospho-CoA synthase encodes MATEGLRDLLEFCEKVGRALTLSSFVEASIPKPGNAGPMQDIPSVKYRSLLESAMKLEASYRDACLRGYRRKLPLMDLLYRVSSKDFVLLGTGILLLPLAYSAPSLSLEGVIAGASQVVRSMGYEDWKWFSQTLSIIQPSYLGKVETMDYRSGDLEFWRVLQWSAMFDTVSRELVEGYRRSLKVFQMLRRRTCGSFVRTIQHAFIRLLSDEPDGLILRKWGNKAALNVSLMASRIPDCPSDEELANFNEFLTSHGFNPGSTADLIASGIALYELNELFNNGVRPFLQRGCDRVT; translated from the coding sequence TTGGCGACAGAAGGGTTAAGGGATCTATTAGAATTTTGTGAGAAGGTAGGTAGAGCACTGACTCTGTCATCGTTCGTAGAGGCGAGTATTCCAAAACCAGGTAATGCGGGACCTATGCAGGACATTCCTTCAGTGAAGTATAGGAGCCTTCTGGAATCTGCAATGAAATTGGAGGCATCATATCGTGATGCATGTCTGAGAGGTTATCGAAGGAAACTTCCCTTGATGGATCTGTTATATAGGGTATCAAGCAAGGATTTCGTCCTGCTGGGAACTGGAATATTATTATTGCCTCTGGCATATTCCGCTCCGTCCCTAAGTCTTGAGGGAGTAATTGCAGGAGCGTCTCAGGTAGTTCGTTCCATGGGATACGAGGATTGGAAGTGGTTTAGTCAAACGTTATCCATTATCCAACCTAGTTATTTGGGAAAGGTAGAAACCATGGACTATAGATCTGGGGATCTAGAATTTTGGAGAGTTTTGCAATGGTCTGCCATGTTTGATACGGTCTCCAGGGAACTGGTGGAGGGATATAGAAGGTCCCTCAAGGTCTTCCAGATGCTAAGGAGAAGGACTTGTGGCTCTTTCGTTCGAACAATACAACACGCTTTCATAAGGTTACTATCTGATGAGCCTGATGGATTGATTTTAAGAAAGTGGGGGAACAAAGCTGCCCTTAATGTCTCCTTGATGGCATCGAGAATACCAGATTGTCCGTCTGACGAGGAGCTAGCGAATTTCAATGAATTCTTAACTTCCCATGGGTTCAATCCAGGATCCACAGCTGATTTAATAGCCTCAGGGATTGCTCTATATGAACTGAATGAGCTCTTTAATAATGGTGTCAGGCCTTTCCTGCAGAGAGGATGTGATAGAGTCACTTAA
- a CDS encoding metallophosphoesterase family protein, with protein MIESLNRLGTRVIGLGDIECPQRIRNFKGILGEMDSITAMKYMERNNLMISREDDLSVDFSTPYVIVHEPPFGVGTGYINGVSVGSLSLRAKILTYRPSVVFHGHSEVQKEVDFQGTRVVSIGLGSLRQFVEYFGNGRYKFITL; from the coding sequence GTGATAGAGTCACTTAATAGACTGGGCACTAGGGTGATAGGCCTAGGGGATATTGAGTGTCCTCAGAGGATAAGGAACTTTAAGGGAATTCTAGGGGAAATGGATAGTATAACAGCAATGAAGTACATGGAGAGGAATAACCTCATGATCAGTAGGGAGGACGACTTATCGGTCGATTTCTCAACTCCCTATGTAATAGTTCACGAACCTCCCTTTGGAGTAGGTACTGGTTACATTAATGGAGTGAGCGTGGGCTCCCTCAGTTTAAGGGCAAAGATCCTAACTTACAGGCCTAGTGTGGTTTTTCATGGCCATTCGGAGGTACAGAAGGAGGTCGACTTTCAGGGTACTAGGGTAGTATCAATCGGTTTAGGTTCGTTGAGACAGTTCGTGGAATATTTTGGAAACGGACGTTATAAATTTATTACACTTTAA
- a CDS encoding DUF5752 family protein: protein MVSSLLDQRVRNPFEFYAAYYPPINAGRKAYTIEELMDSIRKVDGYSIFYHVFHPIFSSHVVPYDLHNDFAFWIRDELHDESLAYKVSDVEGTEPRTVEQVRDEILKILESSQNRTRANKPFHFISCRPVIYDTGKRAWSIGEFIDVVSSITMRSVVYHFVFRRVMGYSSRNDFSTWLEQEFQASAIADRLSKIDPQTYVNEEVLREDILSLIERVIYS from the coding sequence ATGGTCTCCAGTCTTCTAGATCAGAGAGTTAGAAATCCGTTTGAATTTTATGCAGCATATTATCCACCAATAAATGCGGGTAGGAAGGCCTACACCATTGAGGAGCTTATGGACAGTATACGAAAAGTGGATGGATATTCGATTTTTTATCACGTATTCCATCCCATTTTTTCAAGCCATGTGGTACCCTACGACTTACATAACGACTTTGCGTTCTGGATTAGGGACGAGCTTCATGACGAGTCTCTGGCCTACAAGGTTTCAGATGTAGAAGGAACAGAGCCTAGAACTGTTGAGCAGGTAAGAGATGAAATCCTCAAGATCCTAGAGTCCTCTCAAAATAGGACTAGAGCCAATAAGCCGTTTCATTTTATTTCTTGTAGACCAGTGATATATGACACAGGAAAGAGGGCGTGGAGCATTGGCGAATTCATTGATGTGGTGTCAAGTATAACTATGCGATCCGTGGTGTATCACTTTGTCTTCAGGCGAGTTATGGGATACTCGAGCAGGAATGACTTCTCTACCTGGCTGGAACAGGAGTTCCAGGCCTCAGCGATAGCTGACAGGCTTTCGAAAATAGATCCACAAACATATGTTAATGAGGAGGTTCTCAGAGAGGACATACTTTCTTTGATAGAGAGGGTGATTTACTCATGA
- a CDS encoding glycosyltransferase, protein MIEKYAEIIGENELDAIYRIAEKLKGLSVLHVNSTPKGGGVAEILSKLVPMMNELGINTQWKVIRGDNEFFNVTKSFHNSLQNGSGNVNDETFAVYEKWQDINASEIPLDYDVVFIHDPQPAGLIKVRKKGKWIWRCHIDISNPYPKVWEFLRKYVQQYDAMIISSSVFGREDLTIPQYVIPPSIDPLSVKNREISRFTVERILRKFEVDPDRPLVTQISRFDRAKDPIGVISAFKGLKKHIDAQLVYLGSPASDDPEGDQVYQETVKAAEGVKDVHLLMLPPDSDLEVNAFQRGADVVMQKSIKEGFGLTVSEAMWKRRAVIGGNTGGIPLQIIHGYTGFLVNTPEEATHYLIYLLRNRQIREKIGQDAREHVRNNFLMTRELRDYLMVMLLSIQG, encoded by the coding sequence ATGATAGAAAAATACGCTGAAATAATAGGAGAAAACGAGCTAGATGCAATCTACAGAATAGCTGAGAAGTTGAAGGGATTGTCAGTTCTTCATGTTAATTCAACACCTAAGGGCGGTGGAGTAGCTGAAATCTTGAGCAAACTTGTCCCTATGATGAACGAACTGGGGATAAACACTCAATGGAAGGTCATAAGGGGGGACAATGAGTTCTTTAACGTAACAAAGTCATTTCATAACTCCCTACAGAACGGTTCGGGAAATGTAAATGATGAGACTTTCGCAGTTTACGAGAAATGGCAAGATATTAATGCATCGGAAATTCCGCTGGACTACGATGTGGTCTTCATACACGATCCTCAGCCTGCAGGATTAATCAAGGTAAGAAAGAAGGGAAAGTGGATATGGAGATGTCATATTGATATTTCCAATCCATATCCAAAGGTTTGGGAATTCCTTCGTAAGTATGTTCAGCAGTATGACGCCATGATAATATCGTCATCGGTATTTGGAAGAGAGGACCTTACCATCCCACAGTACGTGATTCCGCCGTCGATAGATCCCCTAAGCGTTAAGAACAGAGAGATATCACGATTTACTGTCGAGAGGATCCTAAGGAAGTTTGAGGTTGATCCTGATAGGCCACTGGTGACTCAGATTAGCAGATTTGACCGGGCAAAGGATCCAATAGGAGTAATATCTGCCTTTAAGGGGCTAAAGAAGCACATAGATGCTCAATTGGTCTACTTGGGAAGCCCCGCATCTGACGACCCCGAAGGGGATCAGGTATATCAGGAGACGGTAAAGGCAGCTGAAGGAGTGAAAGATGTTCATCTCTTAATGCTACCCCCCGACAGTGATCTGGAGGTTAATGCGTTCCAAAGGGGAGCAGACGTCGTAATGCAGAAATCGATTAAGGAAGGCTTCGGTTTAACCGTAAGCGAGGCCATGTGGAAAAGGAGAGCAGTAATTGGTGGTAATACGGGAGGAATTCCCTTACAGATAATCCATGGTTATACGGGATTCCTAGTGAATACGCCCGAGGAGGCCACACATTATCTCATTTACTTACTGCGAAATAGACAAATAAGGGAGAAGATAGGTCAGGACGCTAGGGAGCATGTTAGAAATAACTTCCTGATGACTAGGGAACTTCGGGATTACCTAATGGTAATGTTATTGTCAATTCAAGGCTGA